A genomic region of Mus musculus strain C57BL/6J chromosome 7, GRCm38.p6 C57BL/6J contains the following coding sequences:
- the Ikzf5 gene encoding zinc finger protein Pegasus isoform X1, producing the protein MGEKKPEPLDFVKDFQEYLTQQTHHVNMISGSVSGDKEAETLQGAGTDGDQNGLDHPSVEVSLDENSGMLVDGFERTFDGKLKCRYCNYASKGTARLIEHIRIHTGEKPHRCHLCPFASAYERHLEAHMRSHTGEKPYKCELCSFRCSDRSNLSHHRRRKHKMVPIKGTRSSLSSKKMWGVLQKKTSNLGYSRRALINLSPPSMVVQKPDYLNDFTHEIPNIQTDSYEAMAKTTPTGGLPRDPQELMVDNPLNQLSTLAGQLSSLPPENQNPASPDVDACPDEKPFMIQQPSAQAVVSAVSASIPQSSSPTSPEPRPSHSQRNYSPVAGPSSEPSAHTSTPSIGNSQPSTPAPTLPVQDPQLLHHCQHCDVYFADNVLYTVHMGCHGYDSPFQCNVCGCKCKDKYDFACHFARGQHNQH; encoded by the exons aTGGGTGAAAAGAAACCAGAGCCTTTGGACTTTGTAAAAGATTTCCAGGAATACCTGACCCAGCAGACGCATCATGTGAACATGATTTCGGGATCAGTTAGTGGGGACAAAGAAGCAGAGACTCTTCAGGGAG cTGGAACAGATGGCGATCAGAATGGCCTTGATCACCCGTCTGTTGAAGTTTCCCTGGATGAAAACTCAGGAATGTTAGTAGACGGGTTTGAGAGGACCTTCGATGGGAAGCTCAAGTGTCGGTACTGCAACTATGCCAGCAAAGGAACGGCCAGGCTCATTGAGCACATCAGGATCCACACAG GCGAGAAGCCTCACAGGTGTCACTTATGTCCATTTGCATCTGCTTACGAGCGCCACCTGGAAGCCCATATGCGCTCTCACACTGGGGAAAAACCATACAAATGTGAATTGTGCTCCTTCCGCTGCAGTGACCGAAGTAACCTGTCCCACCATCGAAGGCGCAAACATAAAATGGTACCAATTAAAGGTACCAGGTCTTCCTTAAGCAGCAAGAAAATGTGGGGggttttacaaaagaaaacaagcaatctGGGGTATAGCAGAAGAGCACTAATCAACTTAAGTCCACCTTCCATGGTGGTCCAGAAACCAGACTACCTTAATGATTTTACACACGAAATCCCAAATATTCAGACTGACTCCTATGAAGCTATGGCTAAAACTACACCAACTGGTGGCCTGCCAagggacccccaagaactcatggTTGACAACCCTTTGAATCAGCTCTCTACTTTAGCAGGACAGTTGTCCAGCTTGCCACCAGAAAACCAAAACCCTGCCTCTCCTGATGTAGATGCCTGCCCTGATGAAAAGCCTTTCATGATTCAGCAACCCTCTGCCCAAGCAGTTGTCTCTGCTGTGTCAGCAAGTATTCCTCAGAGCTCCTCCCCCACAAGTCCGGAACCGCGGCCATCGCATAGTCAGAGGAACTACAGTCCAGTGGCAGGGCCCAGCAGTGAACCAAGTGCCCACACCAGTACTCCCAGCATAGGAAACAGCCAGCCAAGCACTCCAGCTCCAACCCTGCCGGTGCAGGATCCTCAGCTTCTACACCACTGCCAGCACTGTGACGTGTACTTTGCAGACAACGTCCTTTACACTGTCCACATGGGGTGCCATGGGTATGACAGCCCCTTTCAGTGTAACGTATGTGGGTGCAAATGTAAAGACAAGTACGATTTTGCCTGTCATTTTGCAAGAGGGCAACACAACCAGCACTGA